Below is a window of Oryza brachyantha chromosome 10, ObraRS2, whole genome shotgun sequence DNA.
tttatttataaattatttttcgtttgtaaatatgatgtttagatttttttataaaaaaccaaacaatcacacccGAAACATGtaggaagaaaaaagaagtcaAACCTGAAGGAAATAGTAAAGTGAGTTGTTTGATCACTATTGTAGTGGCTCTATTGTCTTTGTTTCTTGTGATGCTAGTGCTACATATATGAgaatctttttccttttcttttttgacttttttgcatTTATGAAGCTTGGTAGTACAGGAGCATGGAACTGTTGCGTAGCAGATTTCCTACAGATGAGATGCCCTTTTTCCATAAACATGTAGTGCATTTCGTTGAACTTTTTTTCCAAAGAAAAGAACTTTCGAAGCTAGCCCACCAAATGGACATGGACCATGGCCTAGCATGGGTGCACAGATCCTGGTAAGGAAATGGTGGCCTTGTCAAAAGAGCAGAGGATGGAGCTCCACATGCACAGATCCACTGCACCTGTTCACCTTCTTCCTCAGCCCAAGTCGCTTATCGACGCCGCTGAGCTCGCTGGCCCGGAGTGGATATGCTCACCTACGCCGCCGTGCTCACCAGCCCGGAGTGGATTCGCTTGTCGATGCCGGCGAGGTCGTCGGCCTAGACTGGATCTGCTCGCCGGCCCAGACAGGATCCGACTTGATCCGCTCGGCGACACCGCCAAGCTTGTCGGCGCAATGCCGAGCTTCGTCAGCACCTCCCCAGATCTGCGACCACCGCCGAGATCTGCAATCCCCGCCGagctccgtcgtcgtcgacacGCTGCTCAGCTCCACCGTCATGGGCCGCTGCCACTGTCGGATTGAGGCTTAGATCCgtcgagagggagagagaggagagagagctcGGAGAGAGACGAGAGAGACGGTGGAGTGGCAGGAATAGAAaatgagagtttttttttatggaaccCACCTGAGGCCACATGAGGCTATCTGCATCGTGGAGTGTGGAGCTACATCCTACgtggcattttctttttcgagGACCACTCTATAGAGATCCTTGCACTGTGTATGCCCTAAAAGAGCTACGCGTTATCTTCAAAACTTTCTAGGAGGTGACTATTTGACTTTTCacgatatatttgttatactggtaaatgaaaataaaacttatatatatattattagcgatctaaaagatagCCAATATTCCTGAATATACTTCAATGAAAAACCtgaaaatcaaatccaaatttaagattgaaaaaccaaattttggcttataagtataagcataagtaaaagatATGAATATCTATGTTATCAAGGACCAACATaaagttaacttatataaaaattacacggATATGTATTACATCATTGATATGCATAGCGGCTGACGGTAAATTTGTTCATcgttcctctttttttttactccatCTGTTGCATATTATcagatttttttggatttgtatatatatttatccatgtattaatatatatatgtctagatttattagcacacaaataaatttaaacaaggccaggaagttttataatatggaacaaagaaaacagttttttttctcatcgaCGTAAGCATAAATATGTTGTGCTATTTGTTACTCGCTACATCCCATTATATAAGGCAAAGCTATTTTTCTCTCCATCTCATAATGTAAGGCATGCAGGTAAGCATGCATTAAggaacacatatatttttttctaaatttgatttattttaaatttttaccatCAAAACGTCTAACCATATTACgtaaatacatacatatgtgCCTATGTAATCTAAACGAGAAGACGGTTATAACCCTTTCTTAATCTTTATATTAGTATTAGTTGAGCCTTACAGATACCTGGAACACCCTACTAATTACACATATTAGCTGGGCTGTCCCCTCTGTTTATCATGGATGTGCAGCTCTGAGCGCACGAGGCGATCCAAGAGGCGACATGACAATCGCACCAATGGAAAATTGAGATCCTCTACGGTACTTACAGTACTATAAACCTACACGTGGGCCTTATAGCTTGTGGGCCATTTGTCATTGTGCagtgaggtggtgtttagattgagaaaatttttgagaaaagtgtcactttaaatgtttgactggatgtcggaaaaggttttcggatacgaatgaaaatacgaatttcacggctagcctagaaaccgcgagatgaatcttttgagcataattaatccgtcattagcatatgttgtttactgtagcacttatggctaattatggactaattaggctcaaaagattcgtctcaagattactttcataactgtacaattagttttttatctatatttaatattttatttaaatgtccaaaaattcaatacgGTGTTTTTGGaataattttggaaactaaacgacgCCTGAATCCAGCAATGGGTGGATTCTTCGCTGTCCCAGATCTGAAACGACCACCTTCGCCGATCAGTTCTCCTCGCGCACCAGAAACTGTCGTGCTAGCTGAGCTGAGCTTTGGATTCCCAGAAACCccattttttctctcaattttTCACGCAATCACAAAGGCAGCTAGCTGACGAGCTCGAGTTCCCAGTTCTGGGGTTTTGACGAGGCGGACGAACAGTCTTGACGACGGGGTGGACGTGACGTCAGAGGGCGGCACGGCGATGACGACAGCGACGACTCAGCTCCAGTCAACTCAATCGATCTCCCTCTTCGCCACGTTGGCTATAAGCCTATAAGAGCGGCTCCAGGATTGCTCCCCGGTGAGCCATGTCGCCGGACGGTCGGTCGCCCGCCTCGCTGTCGTCGTTATCGCTGGCTGCCTTCTTCGCGCGACTCGGCTTCTTGtccacctcctccttcttcttcctctccgccGTGACAGGCTGACAtttacctagctagctacgcggcgcggcggcatggcggcggagagggagcACCAGCTGCTGTCGACGGCCGTGCACGAGACGATGCCGGGGAAGTACGTCCGCCCGGAGTCGCAGCGCCCGCGCCTCGACCTGGTCGTCTCCGGCGCCCGCATCCCCGTCGTCGACCTCGCCTCCCccgaccgcgccgccgtcgtctccgcAATCGGCGACGCCTGCCACACCCACGGCTTCTTCCAGGTACCGtaccctccccgccgcccacGCCACGCACGCCACCGTAATCTTGCGGCCATCCATCCTATCTGATCCCTGACCGAccgacgccggcgcgcgcTCGCAGGTGGTGAACCACGGCATAGACCCGGCCCTGATCCTGTCGGTGATGGAGGTGGCGCGCGAGTTCTTCCGGCTGCCGGCGGAGGAGAAGGCCAAGCTCTACTCCGACGACCCGGCCAAGAAGATCAGGCTGTCCACGAGCTTCAACGTGCGCAAGGAGACGGTGCACAACTGGCGAGACTACCTCCGCCTGCACTGCTATCCCCTCGAGCACTTCGTCCCCGACTGGCCCTCCAATCCGCCATCCTTCAAGTACACATCTTTTTCACCTTCTTCTCCCATTTAATTACTGCATCGATCCAAGCTTCCCCCATTTACTCCTCCTTCAGTTTTACTGCTCCAATCTTAAACAAACTTAAAACTGACTGATCTGTAATTTAATATTGGTAAGTTTGGACCAACCGTTTCTGCAGCTGTTTAGAGTGGACCTCACTCTTGCGGTGAACAAAACACAGAGTCGTAGCGAAAATTGTAGTTAAATTTGTGTGAACAATTAAATAAGTTTAGACTTCCTACTGCATTTTGCACCATTGCCTTTTCTAGTCGCATGTTAGAAATCATTTTCCAAAAGTTAGATTTGGTCTTCTCTGGTTGTATGTCagcaaacatttttaaaaaaaagatacattAAAAAGGATGAAGCATAAAGCTTTGGCCGGTCTATTACATATGCAGAAGATCAATCCTCAAGTCACTTTGTTTCTTTAGATACTAACAAATTCACAGCTCCCAACTTACAATTCACGTGTTTTTTAaggtcttttttttatcatccttcaAAAATATCTTGGGTACTAAAAgtttttagttaaatttttacactgaaaaatatgatatctcgaggtatttttttaagcagggtaaaaatatatatatatattaaaatggagggagtagataaCAAGGGATATCATATCACCAAGTTTATCAATTCTTGGCCATTTCACTATTGGAATCGGTATACCACTCACAGTTCAATAAAAGCAGCATGAATTTGCAATTTCACTAAATTTTACTCGCAATCAAATATGGCAATAGGATTAAATTCCACAAAGAGCAAATTGAAAAGTCAGCAGGATAAGACGCGTACCAGTAGCTTAATTTGAATGATATGGACCACTAATAACTGTAAAGTAAAGGTACGTACTGGAACGAGTGTTATGGCAAACCTGGACCGCAATCAACCGGAATAATTTGGCTGGAATTGGGACCGAATTTGGTCGGAGACATACTTCCAAATTCGAGCCATTTTGGCCGGTGCCGAAATGAAATTCGATAACAATTCGCAAATGCATATCACCGTCAGATTCTTTCGTAGGTCAGAGTGACCAATTCAGTCTCGAATACATCCAGTCAGACAAGGATCGAGATTGAGATCGGCATGGCATCACAACAAAACGATGAGATCTTGTGATGTTACACGTAGGGTGGGAGCTTCTCAAGTGTGTGCAGACAATCACCTAGCTAAAACCTAAGAGATATGCTCCCtttgcctctttttttttctgaacgtCAGTCAGAGTAGAAAGAAACAGCAGCAGAAACGAGCACCGTGAAAGGTGGCAAGCAGAGCCACGTGATTCAGGGACGTCGTCTCATCGTCTGAATCGAGCTGACGACGAGCCCATGTGTAGTGTGAGTACAGGTAGTTTAGTTGCATGAATCTGCAGAACAAAACAGAGGTAGATAGTTAATTAGCTGCATGATGCTCTTGCAAAAATGTTAAGATAATCTCTCGCTGGAACCAAACAGAGCAATCCGACACCGAAGACAAATGGCCtcttgtaagttgtaactcTCTGGAATTGGAATCAGAATCCAAAGGTTACAAGGTTGTAACTGCAgccacatcttttttttttattaagaaatatAAGAAGCACATGCATGGTCACATGTGAACAATTGAGCATATGCAAGGATAACCACAACGTGATTAACCACGTGCAGAATTTTAAAGAATATCGTAGTACTGCCTGTCCAAAATCTAGCATGTTTGTATGTTTCACTGACAGATGCTTTATCCTGGCATCTCTGTTGACTATCGTAGCTCAGTTTGATACAGACAATTTACACAGAATTAAGATCAAAACAGCAACTGAACTAATCTAATGCTTATATGGATCGATGGTGCAGGGAGATCATTAGCACGTACTGCACAGAGGTGAGGGAGCTGGGGTTCAGGCTGTACGAGGCGATCTCGGAGAGCCTTGGGCTGGAGGGGAGCTACATCAAGAAGACGATGGGCGAGCAGGAGCAGCACATGGCGGTGAACTACTACCCGCAGTGCCCCGAGCCGGAGCTCACCTACGGCCTCCCCGCCCACACCGACCCCAACGCCCTCACCATCCTCCTCATGGACGACCAGGTCGCCGGCCTGCAGGTGCTCAACGACGGCAAGTGGATCGCCGTCAACCCGCAGCCCGGCGCCCTCGTCATCAACATCGGCGACCAGCTCCAGGTGACCGGCCATCGAGGAATCCTCCTCGAACCGCAGTGATCTTTACAGAGCAACTCCTCATGTGATCATatctctgaactctgaacatTGGGTTTGGATTGTCAGGCGCTGAGCAACGGGAGGTACAGAAGCGTGTGGCACCGGGCGGTGGTGAACTCGGACAGGGAGAGGATGTCGGTGGCGTCGTTCCTGTGCCCGTGCAACAGCGTGGAGCTCGGCCCGGCCAAGAAGCTCGTCACCGACGACTCGCCGGCGGTGTACCGGAGCTACACCTACGACGAGTACTACAAGAAGTTCTGGAGCAGGAACCTTGACCAAGAGCACTGCCTCGAGCTGTTCAGGACTTAGCACGCAGCTCAGTATTAGGGCATCCGCAATCCTGAATTAAGTTCTGAGACCTCTTTTTAGCAAATCAATTTGGATGTTATCTGTTAATTGGCAAAGTGAAACAAAGAGGTTCCGTTA
It encodes the following:
- the LOC102716533 gene encoding flavanone 3-dioxygenase 2, which codes for MAAEREHQLLSTAVHETMPGKYVRPESQRPRLDLVVSGARIPVVDLASPDRAAVVSAIGDACHTHGFFQVVNHGIDPALILSVMEVAREFFRLPAEEKAKLYSDDPAKKIRLSTSFNVRKETVHNWRDYLRLHCYPLEHFVPDWPSNPPSFKEIISTYCTEVRELGFRLYEAISESLGLEGSYIKKTMGEQEQHMAVNYYPQCPEPELTYGLPAHTDPNALTILLMDDQVAGLQVLNDGKWIAVNPQPGALVINIGDQLQALSNGRYRSVWHRAVVNSDRERMSVASFLCPCNSVELGPAKKLVTDDSPAVYRSYTYDEYYKKFWSRNLDQEHCLELFRT